A single region of the Halococcus salifodinae DSM 8989 genome encodes:
- a CDS encoding transcriptional regulator FilR1 domain-containing protein yields the protein MLVAYDDLSITVGQIIEKAEWFQRLPLEDATVPVNELTDAVVIASNTASPSNVLGAAFRLCDVHVNQFRCVCSIYNPLLFFAYKTMLNFGVKAEAILDWDSYVKSDQDRKTDFAAHAKCEHYQPLYLEDSHTLGIGIYDDRKVAVGAYNERGDGKHIAMIVSENPKIIEWAEDLYDTYREMAHCPDENPPDIDGGFDGREW from the coding sequence TATCGATCACCGTTGGACAAATCATCGAGAAAGCAGAATGGTTCCAACGCCTTCCGTTGGAAGATGCGACTGTTCCGGTGAACGAGCTCACCGATGCAGTCGTTATCGCATCGAATACAGCCAGTCCCTCGAATGTACTCGGAGCCGCTTTCAGACTCTGCGATGTTCACGTGAACCAATTTCGATGTGTCTGCTCGATCTATAATCCACTTCTGTTCTTTGCTTACAAAACGATGCTTAATTTCGGTGTCAAGGCTGAAGCCATCCTTGATTGGGACAGCTATGTCAAATCAGACCAAGACAGGAAAACCGACTTTGCCGCTCATGCCAAATGTGAGCACTATCAGCCACTCTATCTCGAAGATTCCCATACGCTCGGCATCGGAATATATGATGATCGAAAAGTTGCGGTTGGCGCATACAATGAACGCGGCGACGGGAAACACATCGCCATGATTGTAAGCGAAAATCCGAAAATCATTGAATGGGCTGAAGATCTATATGACACATACCGAGAGATGGCTCACTGCCCAGACGAAAATCCTCCCGATATTGATGGCGGTTTTGATGGACGTGAGTGGTGA
- a CDS encoding type IV toxin-antitoxin system AbiEi family antitoxin domain-containing protein → MGTTERAQNVRQGLSSRESRLLSQLAGEGNQIISVSDIEHSLGVAPNAAREIASRLTEKGWLDRLFPGRYLIIPLAAGEEAVYTTHEYLIASHIAEPMYIGYYSALSHHGLIKQVPRTVYIVTPSRARSREIHGVPYRVATVTEGKFFGYEPVSIEGTAVNIADVEKTLVDCADHPEYCGGIQELATAMVAADELRCSWPTVATYLQRLGNGAATKRIVYLGDLFGIDLPERERLIASFTSGYSLLDPTLTEGGRYDSEYRLRVNVDTDTLGPTES, encoded by the coding sequence ATTGGAACAACAGAACGAGCGCAGAATGTGCGGCAGGGGCTTTCGTCTCGCGAGAGCCGGCTGCTTTCACAACTCGCCGGAGAGGGCAACCAGATCATCTCGGTCAGCGACATCGAGCATTCTCTCGGTGTCGCACCCAACGCGGCCCGCGAGATCGCCTCCCGTCTCACCGAGAAGGGGTGGCTGGATCGACTCTTCCCCGGTCGGTATCTCATCATCCCGCTCGCAGCTGGCGAGGAAGCGGTGTACACGACTCATGAGTACCTTATCGCTTCACACATCGCCGAGCCGATGTACATCGGATACTACAGTGCGCTCAGTCACCACGGACTAATCAAACAGGTCCCGCGGACCGTCTACATCGTCACACCGTCGCGGGCCCGGAGCCGCGAAATCCACGGCGTCCCGTATCGCGTGGCGACAGTCACCGAGGGGAAGTTCTTCGGGTACGAGCCAGTGTCCATCGAGGGAACGGCGGTGAATATCGCTGACGTGGAGAAGACGCTCGTCGACTGTGCCGACCACCCCGAGTACTGCGGTGGTATCCAAGAGCTCGCTACAGCGATGGTCGCCGCGGACGAACTGAGGTGTTCGTGGCCGACGGTCGCCACGTACCTCCAGCGGCTTGGTAACGGTGCTGCGACCAAGCGAATCGTCTACCTCGGCGACCTCTTCGGGATCGATCTGCCGGAGCGTGAGAGGCTGATCGCGTCGTTCACGAGCGGGTACTCGCTGCTCGACCCGACGCTGACCGAAGGGGGGCGCTACGACAGCGAGTACCGCCTTCGAGTCAACGTCGACACGGACACACTCGGGCCAACGGAGTCCTGA
- a CDS encoding helix-turn-helix transcriptional regulator, whose product MKDLTGFQRDLLYTIAGQDEPHGLAVKDELEDYYETEIHHGRLYPNLDELVEKGLVEKGQIDRRTNFYEITRRGRRLDELVEKGLVEKGQIDRRTNFYEITRRGRREIEARREWEDQYVAVEA is encoded by the coding sequence ATGAAGGATCTGACTGGGTTCCAGCGCGATCTGCTCTACACTATCGCGGGTCAGGACGAACCTCACGGACTCGCGGTCAAAGACGAACTCGAAGACTACTACGAGACTGAGATCCATCACGGCCGACTCTATCCCAACCTGGATGAGCTAGTCGAGAAGGGATTGGTCGAAAAGGGACAGATCGACCGGCGGACCAACTTCTATGAGATCACCCGGCGCGGCCGCCGNCTGGATGAGCTAGTCGAGAAGGGATTGGTCGAAAAGGGACAGATCGACCGGCGGACCAACTTCTATGAGATCACCCGGCGCGGCCGCCGTGAGATCGAGGCGCGTCGTGAGTGGGAAGATCAGTACGTGGCTGTCGAGGCGTGA
- the tbsP gene encoding transcriptional regulator TbsP has product MAPSGFSSRQXLDEPPLVRLLAQESLVKWLRRDFHLASTAVDLVADEILSLRVTDHVFESGLVVGEESVTSIVMPDDRAAGLGTDDTEFVAAMRERCDEALETAGTIDLRTPPRSRVYETLADTFGSEVEDDFRAMLEAVESTRSGGYGNSDGDALDEVELTLLAAAIHGIQLYEISKWGEDVGVASKATFSRAKTQLEDQGVIATEKVPIDVGRPRLRLKIGDDRLRDVEAADLPITARELLASPPAETGG; this is encoded by the coding sequence ATGGCTCCGTCGGGATTTTCATCTCGCCAGCNTCTCGACGAGCCGCCTCTGGTTCGACTCCTCGCACAGGAATCACTCGTGAAATGGCTCCGTCGGGATTTTCATCTCGCCAGCACCGCCGTGGATCTGGTAGCTGACGAGATACTGTCACTCCGTGTCACTGACCACGTGTTTGAGAGCGGGCTGGTTGTGGGTGAGGAGTCGGTGACGTCGATCGTGATGCCTGACGATCGGGCTGCTGGGCTCGGGACCGACGACACTGAATTCGTGGCGGCGATGCGCGAGCGGTGCGATGAAGCGTTGGAAACCGCTGGCACGATCGATTTGCGAACACCACCGCGCTCGCGCGTCTATGAGACGCTCGCCGACACGTTCGGCTCCGAGGTCGAGGATGACTTCCGAGCGATGCTTGAGGCAGTCGAGTCCACCCGGAGTGGCGGCTACGGCAACAGTGATGGTGACGCGCTCGATGAGGTGGAACTGACGCTGCTCGCAGCTGCGATCCACGGAATCCAGCTCTATGAGATCTCGAAATGGGGCGAGGATGTAGGCGTGGCGAGCAAAGCGACGTTCTCGCGGGCGAAAACCCAGCTCGAAGACCAGGGAGTGATCGCCACCGAGAAAGTCCCGATCGATGTCGGCCGGCCACGGCTGCGCCTGAAGATTGGTGATGACCGCCTCCGTGATGTCGAGGCGGCCGATCTCCCCATCACTGCCCGGGAACTGCTCGCATCGCCGCCAGCGGAGACGGGTGGCTGA
- a CDS encoding TRAM domain-containing protein, whose protein sequence is MVEIPDQLECLFSESIDQHGDSYRIEIPRSELEEGTITSGETYRVAVLASTPHGDDVETRQQSTGTQSDADGSDRQSPPVEEGDVRDVTIEALGDQGDGIAKIDRGYVVIVPGTHSGDEVTIEIEQARENVAFARVRDDASGSDDSGTDDFDDSFAEETLGESE, encoded by the coding sequence ATGGTCGAGATCCCCGACCAGCTGGAGTGTCTCTTCAGCGAATCGATCGACCAGCACGGTGATTCGTATCGAATCGAAATTCCACGGTCCGAACTCGAAGAGGGGACGATCACCAGCGGTGAGACCTACCGGGTGGCAGTTTTGGCAAGTACGCCCCACGGCGACGATGTTGAGACTCGCCAGCAATCGACTGGTACGCAGTCGGATGCGGATGGTTCCGACCGTCAGTCACCGCCAGTTGAGGAGGGTGACGTCCGCGACGTGACGATCGAAGCACTGGGCGATCAAGGCGATGGGATCGCGAAAATCGACCGAGGGTACGTCGTGATCGTGCCCGGGACGCATTCAGGCGACGAAGTGACCATCGAGATCGAACAGGCCCGGGAAAACGTGGCGTTCGCGCGGGTTCGCGACGACGCGTCGGGTTCCGATGACTCCGGAACGGACGATTTCGACGATTCATTCGCCGAGGAGACACTCGGCGAAAGCGAGTGA
- a CDS encoding ParA family protein has translation MDGDSRAVSVCMLKGGVGKSTIAVNLARHLAQRHDVLMIDLDPNGHGSVGLGFDDHYRNTDEGIGDVLFDEADPTSLVYNTDYEFDLLPSSEDLEQVEREIVVGDVFQPSALLKREVVEPLLGDEYDYIVIDSPAYRSRLTDNALVATANLILPLAPGNEAISGLERTIERQISPLRQHIDVDVLALVPNKLNGRIDQQTQDRRLLERLNSHESLQNRVPNFARITDWEAVDTGDIKPAPGIRDRTNITKAYGERKPLLDYDPDCDQLKCFDELAHIVAAGEVVRHG, from the coding sequence ATGGACGGGGATTCCCGAGCTGTTTCGGTCTGTATGCTGAAGGGGGGCGTTGGAAAGTCGACCATCGCGGTGAATCTCGCACGGCACCTCGCCCAGAGACACGACGTGCTCATGATTGATCTCGACCCGAACGGCCACGGCTCAGTCGGCCTTGGGTTTGATGACCACTACCGTAACACGGACGAGGGTATCGGCGATGTCTTATTTGACGAGGCGGATCCGACATCGCTCGTCTACAATACTGACTACGAATTCGATCTCCTTCCTTCGAGTGAAGATCTCGAACAGGTTGAGCGCGAAATCGTCGTCGGGGACGTCTTCCAGCCGTCCGCGCTCCTGAAGCGAGAAGTAGTGGAGCCACTGCTCGGTGACGAATACGACTATATCGTGATCGACTCGCCGGCCTATCGCTCTCGGCTCACCGACAACGCCCTCGTTGCGACAGCGAATCTGATACTTCCACTTGCGCCCGGTAATGAGGCTATATCCGGGCTCGAACGGACGATCGAGCGCCAGATTTCACCCCTTCGTCAACATATAGATGTCGACGTGCTTGCGCTGGTGCCAAACAAGCTGAATGGCCGGATCGACCAGCAGACGCAAGATCGACGCCTCCTCGAGCGTCTCAACTCCCACGAGAGTCTACAAAACCGCGTTCCGAACTTCGCTCGCATCACGGACTGGGAGGCTGTCGACACCGGCGATATCAAACCGGCCCCAGGTATCCGCGACCGAACCAATATCACGAAAGCGTACGGCGAACGGAAACCACTCTTGGACTACGATCCAGACTGTGATCAGTTGAAATGCTTCGACGAACTCGCTCATATCGTCGCGGCCGGGGAGGTGGTCCGGCATGGCTGA
- a CDS encoding transcriptional regulator TbsP domain-containing protein, giving the protein MDRSRTVHMESSSHVAPTVAEVYRTILADMSESSEVFVAGLVEETTAGLVEVLADLDEPPLVRLLAQESLVKWLRRDFHLASXSTSRLWFDSSHRNHS; this is encoded by the coding sequence ATGGATCGGTCTCGAACCGTCCATATGGAGAGTTCTTCGCATGTCGCGCCGACGGTCGCCGAGGTGTATCGCACGATTCTCGCGGATATGTCTGAATCAAGTGAAGTGTTCGTGGCCGGTCTCGTCGAGGAGACGACCGCAGGCCTCGTGGAGGTGCTGGCCGATCTCGACGAGCCGCCTCTGGTTCGACTCCTCGCACAGGAATCACTCGTGAAATGGCTCCGTCGGGATTTTCATCTCGCCAGCNTCTCGACGAGCCGCCTCTGGTTCGACTCCTCGCACAGGAATCACTCGTGA
- a CDS encoding non-histone chromosomal MC1 family protein, whose amino-acid sequence MTRETDDKRNFALREESGEETSVFTGKVPRQAALKAARKFDPSESEDAAPREKFRLRERGTHKLHIYEGWAWREDAPEDSPEWMPETITEANVSKQEIEHLEEL is encoded by the coding sequence ATGACAAGAGAGACGGATGACAAGCGGAACTTCGCACTGCGCGAGGAGAGTGGCGAGGAAACGAGCGTGTTCACGGGGAAAGTGCCTCGGCAGGCAGCGCTGAAGGCAGCCCGGAAGTTCGATCCCAGCGAGAGCGAGGACGCAGCACCCCGAGAGAAGTTCCGGCTCCGCGAGCGGGGGACGCACAAACTCCACATCTACGAGGGGTGGGCGTGGCGTGAGGACGCCCCAGAGGACAGCCCAGAGTGGATGCCCGAGACGATCACGGAAGCCAACGTCTCGAAGCAGGAAATCGAACACCTCGAAGAGTTGTAG